Proteins from a genomic interval of Quercus robur chromosome 9, dhQueRobu3.1, whole genome shotgun sequence:
- the LOC126700858 gene encoding uncharacterized protein LOC126700858 yields the protein MGKVVTPLQIKNKWDHLKKGWRDYNQCFDNETGLGYDLGTRMLEALDEWWTQKIVACPLAKTFKNKGLSNRDYLNIMYGGTVATGKNAFCTSCQLPKETTEGSVDSADSTEFVDPQCEPFVNVDAMEVDSPSLSRAEPAVSKGKGLATSVHLYKPMYKK from the exons ATGGGAAAAGTGGTGACTCCACTTCAGATTAAGAACAAATGGGATCATCTGAAAAAAGGGTGGAGGGATTATAACCAGTGTTTTGACAATGAGACTGGGTTGGGTTATGACCTGGGAACTAGGATGCTTGAGGCCCTTGATGAGTGGTGGACTCAAAAGATTGTG GCATGTCCCCTtgcaaaaacctttaaaaataaaGGTTTGTCGAATCGTGACTACCTAAACATCATGTATGGAGGCACGGTTGCAACGGGGAAAAATGCGTTCTGCACGAGCTGTCAATTACCAAAGGAAACCACCGAAGGTTCTGTGGACTCTGCTGATAGCACAGAATTTGTTGACCCCCAATGTGAACCGTTTGTGAATGTTGACGCAATGGAGGTTGATAGTCCATCATTGTCGAGGGCAGAACCAGCAGTGAGTAAGGGGAAAGGCTTGGCAACCAGTGTCCACCTTTACAAGCCAAtgtacaagaaataa